Genomic segment of Pirellulales bacterium:
GAATTCCTCGAATTCCTGGCGTCCCAGAGCGCTCAGCTTGAATCGGCCACGCCTTGGGAAATCATCCAGTGGGGCGTCGACCACTACTTTCCGAAGCTCACGATGGCCACCGCTTTTGGCCCGGAGGGCTGCGTGATCATTCACATGCTAGCAACTGTCGAGCCGCGAGTACATGTGTTTAATCTCGATACGGGCTATCAATTTAAAGAGACGCTGGAACTACGCGATCGGATTGTTCAGCGCTACGGCATTGCCGTTGAGTTTAGACGGCCAGAAACAACCGTCGAGCAGTACGAGGCGCAGCATGGTGGGCCAATTTATCAGACCAATCCCGACCAATGCTGCGCCGACCGTAAGGTGAGCGTTTTGAAGGCGGCCGCCGTCGGCTGGCATGCGTGGATGAGTGGCATCCGACGCGACCAAAGCCCGGATCGGGCAAAAACCCCGATCATTGGCTGGGACAAAAAATTCAGCCTAGTGAAAATCAGCCCATTGGCCAATTGGACGAAAAAAGACGTTTGGAAGCTTATCACCGACGAAAACGTCCCTTACAACCCGCTGCACGATCAAGGCTATCCCAGCATCGGCTGCTGGCCCTGCACGCGGGCAGTCTTGTTTGGCGAGGATGAACGTGCTGGGCGCTGGAGCGGGTTTAAAAAAACCGAGTGCGGATTACACACCTCGGAGTGAGAATGATGCATGAGGAACGATGAATGGTGAATAGGCACATGCTTGCAATTTTGGTATGATGATAGCCATCGTTCAGTATTCATTGTGCATCGATTCTCATGAAGCTTTCCGCCAAAACCGAGTACGCTTGCCTTGCTGTGCTTGAGTTGGCAAGCGCGTACGATTCGTCGGAACCGGTGCGCATCCGCAATATCGCCGCCGAACACGGCATTCCTTCGCGATTCCTCGTGCAGATTCTGCTGCAACTCAAAGGGGCAGGTTTGGTGCAAAGCACGCGAGGCGCGGCCGGCGGGTACCAACTCATCAAA
This window contains:
- a CDS encoding phosphoadenylyl-sulfate reductase, coding for MTSAAVQTMPETASYQIPTLPKLRVYTPPEQIASEAQAITDKPAPVPTPEFLEFLASQSAQLESATPWEIIQWGVDHYFPKLTMATAFGPEGCVIIHMLATVEPRVHVFNLDTGYQFKETLELRDRIVQRYGIAVEFRRPETTVEQYEAQHGGPIYQTNPDQCCADRKVSVLKAAAVGWHAWMSGIRRDQSPDRAKTPIIGWDKKFSLVKISPLANWTKKDVWKLITDENVPYNPLHDQGYPSIGCWPCTRAVLFGEDERAGRWSGFKKTECGLHTSE